A part of Tardiphaga sp. vice304 genomic DNA contains:
- a CDS encoding dicarboxylate/amino acid:cation symporter: protein MTERVLRKSAVMPKQPWYRILYIQVIIAIILGVTLGYYYPDAGKALKPLGDGFISLIKMMIAPAIFCTVVHGIASIGDMRKVGRIGGKTLLYFETVSTVALLIGLLVGHYLQPGAGFNIDPATLDPKSVASYVTRAKDESFVSHLLAIIPNSYFDSLAKGDLLQVLLVAILSGFAISHMGKPGEAIANGIDLAGKMFFRIIGMIVQLAPIGAFGAMAFTIGSFGLGALVNLGYLIFTFYLASLLFVLLVLGGIARVFGFSILRFIGYIKDELLIVLGTSSSETVLPRMITKMEALGASKPVVGLVIPTGYSFNLDGTNIYMTLATLFLAQATNTHLSIGQYATVLAVAMLTSKGASGVTGAGFVTLAATLSIIPDIPITSLAIIVGIDKFMSECRAVTNLIGNGVATIVISRWEGELDKEQLHKALLHPVDFGEEMERRPLTT, encoded by the coding sequence ATGACCGAACGCGTTTTGCGAAAGAGTGCCGTCATGCCCAAGCAGCCCTGGTACCGAATCCTGTACATCCAGGTGATCATCGCGATCATTCTGGGCGTGACGCTCGGCTATTACTATCCGGATGCGGGCAAGGCGCTGAAGCCGCTCGGCGACGGCTTCATCTCGCTGATCAAGATGATGATCGCGCCGGCGATCTTCTGCACGGTGGTGCACGGCATCGCCTCGATCGGCGACATGCGCAAGGTCGGCCGCATCGGCGGCAAGACGCTATTGTACTTCGAGACGGTGTCGACGGTGGCGCTGCTGATCGGTCTTCTGGTCGGACATTACCTGCAGCCCGGCGCCGGCTTCAATATCGATCCGGCGACGCTCGATCCGAAGTCGGTGGCGAGCTACGTCACCCGCGCCAAGGACGAGAGCTTCGTCTCGCACCTTTTGGCGATCATCCCGAACTCCTACTTCGACTCGCTGGCCAAGGGCGACCTGCTGCAGGTTCTGCTGGTCGCGATCCTCTCGGGCTTTGCGATCTCGCATATGGGCAAGCCCGGTGAAGCCATCGCCAACGGCATCGATCTCGCCGGCAAGATGTTCTTCCGCATCATCGGCATGATCGTGCAATTGGCCCCGATCGGCGCGTTCGGCGCGATGGCGTTCACCATCGGCTCGTTCGGCCTCGGCGCCCTGGTCAATCTCGGCTACCTGATTTTCACTTTCTATCTGGCGTCGCTGTTGTTCGTGCTGCTGGTCCTCGGCGGCATCGCGCGCGTCTTCGGTTTCTCGATCCTGCGCTTCATCGGCTACATCAAGGACGAGCTTCTGATCGTGCTCGGCACTTCGTCGTCGGAGACGGTGCTGCCGCGCATGATCACCAAGATGGAGGCCTTGGGCGCCTCGAAGCCGGTGGTCGGTCTGGTGATCCCGACCGGCTACAGCTTCAATCTCGACGGCACCAACATCTACATGACGCTGGCGACGCTGTTTCTGGCGCAGGCGACCAATACCCATCTCTCGATCGGGCAATATGCCACCGTGCTGGCGGTGGCCATGCTGACCTCGAAGGGCGCCTCCGGCGTCACCGGCGCGGGCTTCGTCACGCTGGCCGCGACGCTGTCGATCATACCCGACATTCCGATCACCTCGCTGGCCATCATCGTCGGCATCGACAAGTTCATGAGCGAGTGCCGCGCGGTGACCAACCTGATCGGCAACGGCGTCGCCACCATCGTGATCAGCCGCTGGGAAGGCGAACTGGACAAGGAGCAGCTCCACAAGGCGCTGCTGCATCCGGTCGATTTCGGCGAAGAGATGGAGCGCCGGCCGCTGACTACTTGA
- a CDS encoding PsiF family protein — protein sequence MRFASRAAIAAVASLMLIGAASAQTPAPAPAPATQSTPAEKMAPAAKADAKTDAKTDSKTAKPRTEMSLECSKQADAKKLHGEERRKFRSACKKTGGKS from the coding sequence ATGAGATTTGCTTCCCGCGCGGCCATTGCCGCCGTCGCGTCCTTGATGCTGATCGGCGCGGCTTCCGCGCAGACGCCGGCGCCGGCGCCCGCCCCCGCGACCCAGTCGACCCCGGCCGAGAAGATGGCGCCGGCCGCCAAGGCTGACGCCAAGACCGATGCCAAGACGGACTCCAAGACGGCCAAGCCGCGCACCGAAATGTCGCTGGAATGCTCCAAGCAGGCCGACGCCAAGAAGCTGCACGGCGAGGAGCGCCGCAAATTCCGCTCCGCCTGCAAGAAGACCGGCGGTAAGAGCTGA
- a CDS encoding AbrB family transcriptional regulator: protein MNLSLPTLSQNITTLQTLAVGTVGAALFYLAELPGGLISGAMIAVAVFGVSGRPVGLPQPMAHVILMTLGLSLGSMVSPEMVKNLSAYPVTIALLAVATFCSTFGSSLYLQRFHGWDRTSALLAGSPGALSQIIMLATERNADVPGIAVVQIFRVMILTALVPLLLAATGIAGHGPLPSRGEPATAMALAQLAVAAVVVSLFMRWIRFPASWMFGAMLASSVLHGTGLIHGALPQWAYIAALTGIGTLIGSRFGKISPRTILSHLAAGLGSFGVAIAISSVFVAVIALTTDVKLSDIVVAFAPGAMDAMLALALTLHIDPVFVGAHHLSRFVYVSIVTPGIVHLFGKARDDIDD from the coding sequence ATGAATCTCTCGCTGCCCACCCTCTCGCAAAACATCACCACGCTGCAAACCCTCGCGGTCGGCACGGTCGGCGCGGCGTTGTTCTATCTCGCGGAATTGCCGGGCGGGTTGATCTCCGGCGCGATGATCGCGGTGGCGGTGTTCGGCGTCTCCGGGCGCCCGGTTGGGCTGCCGCAGCCGATGGCGCATGTGATCCTGATGACGCTCGGACTGTCGCTGGGATCGATGGTGTCGCCGGAGATGGTGAAGAATCTCAGCGCCTATCCGGTGACAATCGCGCTGCTGGCGGTGGCGACCTTTTGCTCGACCTTCGGCTCGAGCCTCTATTTGCAACGCTTTCACGGCTGGGACCGCACGTCGGCGCTGCTCGCCGGCAGTCCCGGCGCGCTGTCGCAGATCATCATGCTGGCCACCGAGCGCAATGCCGACGTGCCCGGGATCGCTGTCGTGCAGATCTTCCGTGTGATGATCCTGACCGCTTTGGTGCCGCTCCTGCTCGCCGCCACCGGGATTGCGGGCCATGGCCCGCTGCCGTCGCGCGGCGAACCGGCGACCGCAATGGCGCTGGCGCAGCTCGCCGTCGCGGCTGTCGTCGTGTCGCTGTTCATGCGCTGGATCCGGTTTCCGGCGAGCTGGATGTTCGGCGCGATGCTGGCCTCATCGGTGCTGCATGGCACCGGCCTGATCCACGGCGCACTGCCGCAATGGGCCTATATCGCTGCCTTGACCGGGATCGGCACGCTGATCGGCTCGCGCTTCGGCAAGATCAGCCCGCGCACCATCCTCAGCCATCTGGCGGCGGGGCTGGGGTCGTTCGGGGTCGCGATCGCGATCTCGTCGGTGTTCGTCGCGGTGATCGCGCTGACCACCGATGTGAAGCTGAGCGATATCGTGGTCGCCTTCGCGCCGGGCGCGATGGACGCGATGCTGGCGCTGGCGCTGACGCTGCACATCGATCCGGTGTTCGTCGGCGCGCATCATTTGTCGCGCTTTGTCTACGTCTCGATCGTGACGCCGGGCATCGTGCACCTGTTCGGCAAGGCGCGGGACGATATCGACGACTAG
- a CDS encoding disulfide bond formation protein B encodes MTASTTFKPVSPGHFDPALLAAAVVGLIAAATLAGAWFFQLVLAIQPCPLCLEQRYAFYLQLPLAVLLAIAAIRRAPRALLVAGLAVLALAALGNAGLAAYHAGVEWRFWPGPTDCSGPVVSLGSAGSLLERLNTVKVIRCDEVQFRFLGVSLAGYNVLISLAMAAIAGWGAAKTAKA; translated from the coding sequence GTGACCGCCTCCACGACCTTCAAGCCCGTCTCGCCGGGCCATTTCGATCCCGCGCTGCTGGCGGCTGCCGTGGTCGGCCTGATCGCGGCGGCAACGCTGGCCGGCGCGTGGTTCTTTCAACTGGTGCTGGCCATCCAGCCCTGCCCGCTCTGCCTCGAGCAGCGCTACGCCTTCTATCTGCAGCTGCCGCTGGCCGTGCTGCTGGCGATCGCCGCCATCAGACGGGCACCGCGCGCATTGCTGGTCGCGGGCCTTGCGGTGCTGGCGCTGGCGGCGCTCGGCAATGCCGGCCTGGCGGCCTACCACGCCGGCGTCGAATGGCGGTTCTGGCCGGGACCGACCGATTGCTCCGGGCCGGTCGTCAGTCTCGGCAGCGCCGGCAGCCTGCTGGAGCGCCTCAATACCGTGAAGGTGATCCGCTGCGACGAGGTCCAGTTCCGCTTTCTGGGCGTCTCGCTGGCGGGCTACAATGTGCTGATCTCGCTCGCCATGGCGGCGATCGCCGGATGGGGCGCCGCAAAGACCGCGAAAGCCTAG
- a CDS encoding DUF2778 domain-containing protein: MDVAQQTRAYGRRQRPIALARASLLGAAVLVAAVAAALAPDWLSTPTPAVAPQATPQRIAFALRYPDELVLDQQREAGLRRARAQLAEQLRGTTMPSATEAPSIAPDPGPKVPIPRSRPPIAGAIADGGRLAAQPMTGGSFDVSSAVRNVFAMLPPGLQLASINPDGGLLGNGQEKPVDLSAYGEQTAVYDITARVVHMPDGTRLEAHSGFGDLMDDVDNVHVRDRGATPPNVYELSLREKLFHGVQALRMKPVGEGELFGRSGLLAHSYLLGPNGQSNGCVSFKDYDAFLKAYHSGDIKRLVVVKSIRDDTTRLARKT, from the coding sequence ATGGATGTAGCACAGCAGACGAGGGCTTATGGCCGCAGACAGCGCCCGATCGCGCTGGCGCGGGCTTCGCTCCTCGGCGCCGCCGTGCTGGTCGCGGCGGTCGCCGCCGCTTTGGCCCCTGACTGGCTGTCGACGCCGACGCCCGCCGTAGCCCCGCAGGCGACGCCGCAGCGCATCGCTTTCGCGCTTCGCTACCCCGATGAACTTGTCCTGGACCAGCAGCGGGAAGCCGGGTTGCGCCGGGCACGAGCCCAGCTTGCCGAGCAACTGCGCGGCACGACGATGCCATCGGCCACCGAGGCGCCGTCCATCGCGCCCGATCCCGGTCCCAAAGTCCCCATTCCGAGATCCCGACCGCCGATCGCCGGTGCCATCGCCGATGGCGGGCGGCTGGCTGCGCAGCCCATGACGGGCGGAAGCTTTGACGTCAGCTCCGCCGTCCGAAACGTCTTCGCCATGCTGCCGCCCGGCCTGCAACTGGCATCGATCAATCCCGATGGCGGCCTGCTAGGCAATGGGCAGGAAAAGCCGGTCGATCTGTCGGCCTATGGCGAGCAGACCGCGGTCTACGACATCACCGCGCGGGTTGTTCACATGCCCGATGGCACCCGTCTGGAAGCCCATTCCGGATTCGGCGACCTGATGGACGATGTTGACAACGTCCACGTCCGGGACCGGGGCGCCACGCCGCCCAACGTCTACGAGCTCAGCCTTCGGGAGAAGCTGTTTCACGGTGTCCAGGCGTTGCGGATGAAGCCGGTGGGAGAGGGTGAGCTGTTCGGTCGAAGCGGGCTCTTGGCTCACAGTTATCTGCTGGGGCCAAACGGCCAGTCGAATGGCTGCGTGTCGTTCAAGGATTATGATGCGTTCCTGAAAGCGTACCACAGCGGCGACATCAAGCGGCTCGTCGTGGTGAAAAGCATCAGGGACGATACGACCCGGCTGGCCCGGAAGACATAG
- a CDS encoding K(+)-transporting ATPase subunit F, translating to MMFDYTLAGIVSAGLLIYLTYALLRPERF from the coding sequence ATGATGTTCGATTACACGCTCGCCGGCATCGTGTCTGCCGGACTGCTCATCTATCTGACTTACGCGCTGCTGCGCCCCGAACGGTTTTGA
- the kdpA gene encoding potassium-transporting ATPase subunit KdpA has product MTLIGWIQILLYGAVVVALVKPLGGYMTRVFNGERTFLSPILRPVENGLYRMAGVDETREQHWLTYTLAVLFFHVGGFLIIYAVMRLQAVLPFNPAGQAAVAEDLSFNTAMSFVTNTNWQNYGGESTLSYFTQMVGLTHQNFLSAATGIALAIAMIRGFSRSSMKTIGNFWIDVTRCTLYVLLPICIVYALFLVWQGIPQTLGAYVDATTLEGAKQTIAVGPVASQVAIKMLGTNGGGFFNANAAHPFENPTALSNFIQMISIFALGAALTNVFGRMVGNEKQGWAILGVMGVLFFAGVAITYGAEASGTTGLADLGLTGGNMEGKELRFGIIASSLFAVVTTAASCGAVNAMHDSFTAIGGMIPLINMQLGEIIIGGVGAGLYGMLLFVVLAIFVAGLMVGRTPEYVGKKIEQREVKMAMLAILVLPLMYLGWTAVAVVLPSAVTSMANAGPHGFTEVLYAFTSATGNNGSAFGGLTGNTFFYNLTLASSMFVGRFFMIVPAMALAGSLAAKKSIPASAGTLPTTGGLFIGLVVGVILIIGGLTFFPALALGPIVEHLAMTAHTLF; this is encoded by the coding sequence ATGACCCTGATTGGCTGGATACAAATTCTTTTATACGGCGCGGTCGTCGTCGCGCTGGTGAAGCCGCTCGGCGGCTACATGACCCGCGTCTTCAACGGCGAGCGGACGTTTCTGTCGCCGATCCTGCGGCCGGTCGAAAACGGGCTGTACCGGATGGCCGGCGTCGATGAGACGCGCGAGCAGCACTGGCTGACCTACACCCTCGCCGTGCTGTTCTTCCATGTCGGCGGCTTCCTCATCATCTACGCCGTGATGCGGCTGCAGGCGGTGCTGCCGTTCAACCCGGCGGGCCAGGCCGCGGTGGCGGAAGACCTGTCGTTCAACACGGCGATGTCGTTCGTCACCAATACCAACTGGCAGAACTACGGCGGCGAAAGCACGCTGTCCTATTTCACCCAGATGGTCGGCCTGACCCACCAGAACTTCCTGTCGGCCGCGACCGGCATCGCGCTGGCCATCGCCATGATCCGCGGCTTCTCGCGCTCGTCGATGAAGACGATCGGCAATTTCTGGATCGACGTGACCCGCTGCACGCTCTATGTGCTGCTGCCGATCTGCATCGTCTATGCGCTGTTCCTGGTCTGGCAGGGCATCCCGCAGACGCTCGGCGCCTATGTCGATGCGACCACGCTGGAAGGCGCGAAGCAGACCATCGCGGTAGGCCCCGTGGCGTCGCAGGTCGCGATCAAGATGCTCGGCACCAATGGCGGCGGCTTCTTCAATGCCAATGCGGCGCATCCGTTCGAGAACCCGACCGCACTGTCGAATTTCATCCAGATGATCTCGATCTTCGCGCTCGGCGCCGCTTTGACCAACGTGTTCGGCCGCATGGTCGGCAACGAGAAGCAGGGCTGGGCGATCCTCGGCGTGATGGGTGTGCTGTTCTTCGCCGGCGTCGCGATCACTTACGGCGCCGAAGCCTCCGGCACCACCGGCCTGGCCGATCTCGGCCTCACCGGCGGCAACATGGAAGGCAAGGAGCTGCGCTTCGGCATCATAGCCTCCAGCCTGTTTGCGGTCGTCACCACGGCGGCGTCGTGCGGCGCAGTCAATGCGATGCATGATTCCTTCACCGCGATCGGCGGCATGATCCCGCTGATCAACATGCAGCTCGGCGAGATCATCATCGGCGGCGTCGGCGCGGGTCTCTACGGCATGCTGCTGTTCGTCGTGCTGGCGATCTTTGTCGCAGGCCTGATGGTCGGCCGCACGCCGGAATATGTCGGCAAGAAGATCGAGCAGCGCGAAGTGAAGATGGCGATGCTCGCGATCCTGGTGCTGCCGCTGATGTATCTCGGCTGGACCGCGGTCGCTGTGGTGCTGCCTTCCGCGGTTACGTCGATGGCCAATGCCGGCCCGCACGGCTTTACCGAGGTGCTGTATGCCTTCACATCGGCGACCGGCAACAATGGTTCGGCGTTCGGCGGTCTGACCGGCAACACCTTCTTCTACAATCTGACGCTGGCCTCTTCGATGTTCGTCGGCCGCTTCTTCATGATCGTGCCGGCGATGGCGCTGGCGGGGTCATTGGCGGCGAAGAAATCGATCCCGGCGTCGGCGGGCACCCTGCCGACCACCGGCGGCCTGTTCATCGGCCTGGTGGTCGGCGTCATCCTGATCATCGGCGGTCTCACCTTCTTCCCGGCGCTCGCGCTCGGGCCGATCGTCGAGCATCTCGCGATGACCGCCCATACTTTGTTCTGA
- the kdpB gene encoding potassium-transporting ATPase subunit KdpB — METLKLQKRVPVSAMLDAKIVGPAIGSAMRKLDPRLMIKNPVMFVVEVVAALTTVIFIKNLFTGGEDLGFAFQIILWLWFTVLFANFAEAVAEGRGKAQAESLKKTRTESQAKLMTGNAGDRSYRMVSGTSLKVGDVVLVEAGDNIPSDGEVIEGVASVNEAAITGESAPVIRESGGDRSAVTGGTQVLSDWIRVRITAAQGSTFIDRMIALVEGAARQKTPNEIALNILLIGLTIIFVFATVTIPSYAAYAGGSISVVVLVALFVTLIPTTIGALLSAIGIAGMDRLVRFNVLAMSGRAVEAAGDVDTLLLDKTGTITLGNRQATAFRPVRGVTEQELADAAQLASLADETPEGRSIVVLAKEKYNIRGRDMAELGATFVPFTAQTRMSGVDASGSSVRKGAVDSILTYVGGATDSSREIQAIADEISKAGGTPLAVARDGKLLGVVHLKDIVKGGIRERFAELRTMGIRTVMITGDNPMTAAAIAAEAGVDDFLAQATPEDKLQLIRDEQAKGKLVAMCGDGTNDAPALAQADVGVAMNTGTQAAREAGNMVDLDSNPTKLIEIVEIGKQLLMTRGALTTFSIANDVAKYFAIIPAIFLAFYPQLDALNIMRLHSPQSAILSAIIFNAIIIIALIPLALRGVAYRPIGAGALLGRNLLIYGLGGIIVPFIGIKAIDLAVTALHLV; from the coding sequence ATGGAAACGTTGAAACTGCAGAAGCGGGTGCCGGTCTCGGCCATGCTCGATGCCAAGATCGTTGGGCCCGCCATCGGCTCGGCGATGCGCAAGCTCGATCCGCGCCTGATGATCAAGAACCCGGTGATGTTCGTCGTCGAGGTCGTCGCCGCGCTGACCACGGTGATCTTCATCAAGAACCTGTTCACCGGCGGGGAGGATCTGGGCTTCGCGTTCCAGATCATCCTGTGGCTGTGGTTCACGGTGCTGTTCGCCAATTTCGCCGAAGCGGTTGCCGAAGGCCGCGGCAAGGCGCAGGCGGAATCGCTGAAGAAGACCCGCACCGAAAGCCAGGCCAAGCTGATGACCGGCAACGCCGGTGACCGGAGCTACCGCATGGTCTCGGGTACCAGCCTGAAGGTCGGCGATGTCGTGCTGGTGGAAGCCGGCGACAACATCCCGTCCGACGGCGAAGTGATCGAAGGCGTCGCCTCGGTCAACGAGGCAGCCATCACCGGCGAGTCTGCCCCCGTGATCCGCGAATCCGGCGGCGACCGTTCCGCCGTCACCGGCGGCACGCAGGTCCTGTCGGACTGGATCCGCGTCCGAATCACCGCGGCGCAGGGCTCGACCTTCATCGACCGCATGATCGCGCTGGTGGAAGGTGCTGCGCGGCAGAAGACGCCGAACGAGATCGCGCTGAATATTCTGCTGATCGGCCTCACCATCATCTTCGTGTTCGCCACCGTGACGATCCCGAGCTACGCGGCTTACGCCGGCGGCTCGATCTCGGTGGTCGTGCTGGTCGCTTTGTTCGTGACGCTGATCCCGACCACGATCGGCGCGCTGCTGTCGGCGATCGGCATCGCCGGCATGGACCGGCTGGTGCGCTTCAACGTGCTCGCGATGTCCGGCCGCGCGGTGGAAGCCGCCGGCGACGTCGACACGCTGCTGCTCGACAAGACCGGCACCATCACGCTGGGCAATCGCCAGGCCACCGCGTTCCGCCCCGTGCGCGGCGTCACCGAACAGGAGCTGGCCGATGCCGCGCAGCTCGCATCATTGGCCGACGAGACCCCGGAAGGCCGCTCCATCGTCGTGCTCGCCAAGGAGAAGTACAACATCCGTGGCCGCGACATGGCCGAGCTCGGCGCCACCTTCGTGCCGTTCACGGCGCAGACACGCATGAGCGGCGTCGATGCGTCGGGCTCGTCGGTGCGCAAGGGCGCGGTGGATTCGATCCTGACCTATGTCGGCGGCGCCACAGATAGTTCGCGCGAGATCCAGGCGATTGCGGACGAGATTTCGAAAGCCGGCGGCACGCCGCTGGCAGTCGCCCGTGATGGCAAGCTGCTCGGCGTCGTCCACCTGAAGGACATCGTCAAGGGCGGCATCCGCGAACGCTTCGCCGAGCTGCGCACGATGGGCATCCGCACCGTGATGATCACCGGCGACAACCCGATGACCGCGGCGGCGATCGCCGCCGAGGCCGGCGTCGACGACTTCCTGGCGCAGGCGACCCCGGAGGACAAGCTGCAGCTCATTCGCGACGAGCAGGCCAAGGGCAAGCTGGTGGCGATGTGCGGCGACGGCACCAACGACGCCCCTGCGCTGGCGCAGGCCGATGTCGGCGTCGCCATGAACACCGGCACGCAAGCCGCGCGCGAGGCCGGCAACATGGTCGACCTCGACTCGAACCCGACCAAGCTGATCGAGATCGTCGAGATCGGCAAGCAGCTCCTGATGACGCGCGGTGCACTGACGACGTTCTCGATCGCCAACGACGTCGCCAAGTACTTCGCCATCATCCCGGCGATCTTCCTGGCGTTCTACCCGCAGCTCGACGCGCTCAACATCATGCGGTTGCACAGCCCGCAGAGTGCGATCCTGTCGGCGATCATCTTCAACGCGATCATCATCATCGCGCTGATTCCGCTGGCGCTGCGCGGCGTCGCCTACCGCCCGATCGGCGCCGGCGCGCTGCTCGGCCGCAACCTGCTGATCTATGGCCTCGGCGGCATCATCGTCCCGTTCATCGGCATCAAGGCGATCGACCTCGCGGTCACCGCTTTGCATCTGGTCTGA
- a CDS encoding K(+)-transporting ATPase subunit C, giving the protein MLKELRPAIVVLLGLTVITGVIYPLGMTAVSCVIFPKQAEGSLIERDGRVVGSTLIGQEFTTDEYFHGRPSATTGPDPKDATKTAPQPYNAINSMGSNLGPTSQALNDRIKEDVAKLKAENPAMPVPIDLVTTSGSGLDPDISPEGALFQVLRVARARKLPEDRVRQLVTENTQRRFIGLLGEPRVNVLALNLALDAAAAK; this is encoded by the coding sequence ATGTTGAAAGAACTTCGTCCCGCCATCGTCGTGCTGCTTGGCCTGACCGTCATCACCGGCGTGATCTATCCCCTCGGCATGACCGCGGTGTCATGTGTCATCTTCCCGAAACAGGCCGAAGGCAGCCTGATCGAGCGCGACGGCCGGGTCGTCGGCTCCACGCTGATCGGCCAGGAATTCACCACCGACGAGTATTTCCACGGTCGCCCCTCGGCGACCACCGGGCCCGACCCCAAGGACGCCACTAAGACCGCGCCACAGCCCTACAATGCGATCAATTCGATGGGCTCGAATCTCGGCCCGACCAGCCAGGCGCTCAATGACCGCATCAAGGAAGATGTGGCGAAGCTGAAGGCGGAGAACCCCGCCATGCCGGTGCCGATCGATCTGGTGACCACCTCCGGCAGCGGCCTCGACCCCGACATCTCGCCGGAAGGGGCGTTGTTCCAGGTTCTGCGCGTAGCCCGCGCGCGCAAGCTGCCCGAGGACCGGGTCCGCCAACTGGTGACGGAAAACACCCAGCGGCGCTTCATTGGCCTGCTGGGTGAGCCGCGCGTCAATGTGCTGGCGCTCAATCTGGCGCTGGATGCAGCGGCAGCGAAGTAA